The DNA sequence ACTTAAGTAATTTGTGAACCATTTATGCTCAGTACCTTAAATTCCTAAATTGCACAATTTGGATAAAAGATTATTTCATGATTGACAGTGTCGAACGCTTTTTTTAAGTCTAAAAATATTGCACCAGTTATAAGACCATTTTTCATGTTATTCAAAATGAAGTCATTTACATCAAGCAATGTACTAGATGTTGAATGTTTGGCACGAAAGCCTGACTGCTGCTCAACAAGAATATTATTTTCTGCTAAGAAATCTCGTAGCTGACTATTTACGGCACACTCAAAAATTTTCATGACTACTGGCAAAACAGAAATAGAGCGATAGTTATttgtattgttacgagtcgtacatgactcaaggccaaaatcaccttttacccgaactcacacgaatgcacaacacaaatacactgtttgattaagctaacaaaatctaagtctttaattgaaagcaagttatgattggtacaatataaattatgataacaaatgcacatacacaataatcaaatataatcactctttaactatttagtacttagccagcattcttcttattggtgatcataaagagttcttgcaatgttctggacggctgatgtatatccttattctcttgccctgcgaaaatcagcgaagtcctttgtacacttgcattgataaatatccttgcgaataaaatcctcacacaaaaatggcgttgctttctccaaaccgttatctccttgcgctgctttctccaaacttaactctttgcgctgctttctccaaacttaactccttgcgctgctttctccaaacttaactcattgcgctgctttctccaaaaactggtgctatttccacctttcacacaatatcttcaggaagcaggactgcgatgcagttgtccccacttatattgacagttgcgttgctccattaaccagacttcagcaaatcggcagaagaatatatattcctttcttggaagaagtacgttctttgacgtattctagatcttctccgacaacactggcagacagtagtgcattgactacataaaatacttctggttagcaattttctttttttgaaggaattggactgtaagcatattagctagctagcccagatcaacattATAAACTGTGAAtaataataaaggctattgcagcctgtcagatctgtatccagatgataataattgtaaccttttccATAAAGTCCGACATTCGGAACGATGCTCACCTCAAGagatatcaaaacagaagctacatgtccaccgccatgatcatattgttgaatgggctgtttataactcgcgccacaatatttacacattccccgtgtgacctcggggtcattgcaaatgtacgataatgttagttggtaggcctatataatttgtgcggtaactgtgtctcactataaacagcaagggtttcggtatatatacaaggattatcgaaAATGCGGTATTTTCACTATTAACACGCTGATTGATCCAAGGAGTTGTATAACCTTTACATCGGATATTTACAAAAGGTGCATGATTATCACAtacttcaagaaaaaaaaaattccacgtATACCAAGCATCATCAACACATTCATTTAACTCAATTTCATGCCAAGGCACATTTCTTAGATCATTACAGAAATCCACTTGATTAAAGTTTCTAAAAGATCTAGTTGTAATTACTCTGGGTTTGTACCTCGGTCATGTCGGTTTAGTacattttttgataacataaACCAACAATGAGTGGTCACTCAAGCCAAGTGGAATTACACCAGATGAATGAAGCTTATTACATGCTGCAATTGTGTATACATGGTCTATACATGATTTTGTTGTTTTAGTGACTCTGGTGGGTTTAGTAATAAGTTGCCTTGGCTGAAAAAGTTGGCAAAGATGTTTCAAAGGTTGGGCAAGACCTGTTTTAATGAATCAAGATTGAAATCACCAAGAAGAAAAATATCCTTTGAAGTAGTACTTAAAATATCCAATTGATTTTCCAATCTTTCAAAGAAATGATTCTTATTCACTTTTTTTCTGATCTATAAGCAGTACCAACATAAAAATAGTTACTGTGGGGAAGTTCTATTTTCACCCACAAAGATTCAATATCATCACACATATTCATACTTATTAATTGACTTGAGTATTTTTCGCTGACGTACATTGCTACACCACCGCCATGTCTATTTTTATATTTTCGGTATAAtacataaggggtggtgcaataaatatgtgtaccccccctttggccgtgccaaaaaatctttgcccccccttgtgacgtgccaaaaaatctttgcccccccattttgacgtgccaaaaatctttgccccccttacacatgcaaaagattttggggaacccgaatttaaaaccttaaattgtcttatcatataatgcgagcggagcgagcaggacattttgcatatttgaacgtgttcctaacgttttcctacgccttttagggcgtaatataaaatggtacccaaaatatcttcATAATggttgcccccctttcgacctgccaaaaatcgcttgaccccccttttgacctgccaaaaaaatgcttcccccttttgtcctgccaaaaaatctttgcccccccctataattcaccccccggggggtacacataattattgcaccacccctaacctgGTATATGAAGctcattattgtcaatattactgTCAAGACTAGTTTCATTTAACGCTAAAATTTCAATTTCTGTCGTTCCAAGAAAGAATTTGACATGCAAATTTACCAGGCAAAATTACAAATTCTCATACCACGATATTTCAATGCATCATATACATCAGAACTTTCCATGACAATCAGATATGTAACAAGTATTACAGGTATAACAAAAAGATTataaaactaaacaaaaacaattttataaaaacaattatataaACTACTCTAAACAATATATGATAATTTTATTAACAAGGATATAGAATCACTAAAATAGTTCAAAAAATAGCTTCTAGACGAGGTTTTATGGTTTGTAATAAATTGTGGGATatgcttttaccatgtttacgaggggaattcataacaattagtggggttttagcgggttcgccgtcggataagtttagaactgtcaagctttcgtcagtagtagctctgacttcttgaggacaaagtacctaagaatgtgacatgtaggccgccccttgcctactgatggctctgaaaagagccgttcactgaagactgcccttgtcaatagagaacaagcagatctcggaTATCTGTTTAATTTGAAGGTTTGGTTGCATTTATATTTCGcaagtcttgtggttcttgagttaagacaagtaatatatcaaaCCCAAAGTTTGGAGCATTTTCACCCTCCCGAggaaatcatgcacatggggcggtACAAGCCTCGGAATCTTCTTTGTAGAACCCATACAATTCCTCTTGTGTCTttatatgtgtaaacattacaaataattatgtcaacaaaatcaggtttgaaaagatTAAAACAAATTCATTCAAAAAGTTCGTATATTATGGCTCTAAGGTAACGCTCTAAGGTAACGCTTTAAGCTACGGAAGTCAACTTCAAGGTTACATGGCATATACAATCAGGGTGCATTATTGTTCAAGGTTACATAGCACGAGACTATATTACTAACCTTCATTGTATATAGTACACCAGTCTTGTGTAGGATATTCTCACATTATGGCTGCTTCGCTAGCAGCAAATTAAACCAGGAATTGGTTGCTTTACTGTAACAACTACTATTATTAAGTATTGGACTTGTCGTGTGGTAACAACATAATGCTACATGTAAGTAAAATAATAATTACTATTATTCGTTAAATGGAGTCTCCTTACTATTGCTCTCTATGTTTTGAATATGATTAGTGTTTTGGGTTCTTTCTAGTATTCTACCTTCAAAGTAATCAACAGACTAAGCTGATTTATAATAGAGATATTACTCAAAAACGAGTAATGTCCCTTATATCCTACCTTGAAAGAGTAGTTTTCAGTCATTTACGAGTGGTTTTCACTGTCGTACACGGCGTACGGGATGTTTGGTTCGACGGACCGATACACTGAAGTTGCGATTTTCTTGGCTTTAAAGGCCGCTCCAAATacctggaaaacacattaagttgggagctgtgcAAAGTGTGGTGGTAGAGAGagagaggtgaacattgacttgattatattttaagcctacttaattggattgcccttgaaagtttgcctggtcaactggatacGTGAGGTATGGGTAAACTTAACGTAAGGTAACTGCAAGCGACAATGACCCCAAATCatagcgacaggtagtgactggtccgctgagtgcgaatatgtatttattttggaaggtttatctttgttttaaattttgggacgtttttccaaattttgatatttttggtgatatttcaaaaagcgacatgccaaagacaactatTATTAATACAGttattttccacatacctacgttactaTATTcgcgctttggtgatttactaatattacacattttgtgactgcaatttatcGTTTTCAATGCCATGAAATTAACGATACTATCTGGAAATACTCCATTTAGAATTTCAGTCTGATCGTCGACTTTTGCaagcaacagaatgcagattggctcacgatgaATCTTATATTCCTCTAGGTGGGGTCTCTTTACGATATTATTACTTTGAATTTATTGTAACAGGATTATAATTTACCTCTGTATGCAGGGTTCGTGGCTGCGTTTGGAAAAGCTGTAGTCTTTGGCGCCGTAAAGGGCACAACTAGCGAGAGTGTCTTCAAATTTCCCCAATGAAAGCTTGCATGCGTCTACTCCTAaacttagacttctccgtagtccacttgcggCCCATTctacatactctggctattacatttaagcataaaactctgatttatattgatttgtgtgcaactgatagattttcacatctgtatctgatcttttcagtcaccacactccctctgtttgttagcttcccaagtggactactgactttgccttgcggttaagattttaacacgggactctatggagagttaggccaatttctggcctaactaaaattagtgtgattggtcgcccatatctcgctttggtttaaatcttccgggcccgcgccattaccattaactacaccgtacacaactatctgtggtatttgcggcgcttttgtgttgacgccaaagttaatctctcatcaaacatctagcgcgtcttgtactataccatgcttagtacatgtggttaatggactgataaacaagtatgcttgacagtgtgtttttagagagcaaagtcccggggcaaagttctgcttaaaattcaaagtccatagtcggattttcgtggttcgctatcaataaactggtagattccaaaatcagaattgttcgaAATTacagtgagccattataattatgcaagataatgttgcattcaattacttttattgtcactaatcatctgatattcttaattctttatgaccattttactattgaatactttaattttaattaacatcagtataattttgagttcaacgaaatgggttcatcatgactaataataacatatttttaataaaattcgactatggcatattcTACTCTAAACTATACTAATACTTTGGTTGGCCATTACCAAACATGTGCTGTGATTGGCACATGCTTGAGATATCTCTTTGTATCTATCAGCGATCAGCAAGCCGACAATTGACTGACCTTGTTATAGACTTGATTGGACActcttaaaggatgactccggcaatcacaacattaagcctaGTTATATGTTagacaaataattatcaagtacgaatcacatggttttaaatgtcattgaatttgacaaaattggtagtcggattAGGCATCGACTGACTACCGTTCTGCCtgtaacatcgtacattagatcagtattgatttattctattcagcaatatcaaggactactatCGAACTTCTCACAGCAAATATATTATTTGTTGGCTTAGTCGTAATGCATTTGTGTTTCAGAAGctagaggtcccgggttcgattcccagctctgcctactTTTATTCCAAGGCTgggaaaattgtaatttttgaacTGCTAAGTTATTTGGCACGCAATCTGGgctagtccttttctgatggctgtttctcttacaggcacactccctctggaatccaaaccaggttcccgccCTTTTTacatcccttaagggatctggaatgagcgttttgagcgttttgacagtattttttgtgggacatgagagcacatcagacatatcgaattgcattctgaattttttttaaattcacgatatatatttttcacatttttgatatataacagtcctcgaagtaaatgttataaatcaaatgatatattcttaaagtgtatgtagctgggaggaaaagccgacgatcaattgaaaatttggatctttcatattgaagatatggattttttcccaacaagacctaatttatttttggtgttttgggaaaaaaatccatatcttcaatacgaaaggtcaaaattttcaattgatcgtcggcttttcatcccaaccacatatattttaagtataaatcatcagatttataaagtttacttcgagtactgttaaatatcaaaaatatcaatttttcatgatttgccataaaatgagtattacattacgaatttcaaaaaatcaaaaataattgatatcagaaggacattcttcgtattcagaatgcaatttgatatgtctgatgtgctctaatgtcgcacaataaatactgtccaaacgttcatactccatcccttaacccatttattcagctaaaaattaAAAAGCATATTATCTGGTATATGACACTATCATTGTGGAAATTTGctatattgtttaaaattacTATTGAACCGAAATGTAAACATTGTTTCAGTAAAATGACAGATCGAGAATGTCTTGATGATTTGGAGGCTTCAGCCCGTCAAATTTTATCCGTGTCAGCCATCAAGTATATTTCGAATTCATCGGATAGAGGACAAACAGATACTGATAATATTAACGCGTTTAGAAGGTAAGGCTTATGAAAGCAGTGGAAGTAAACACTTTTGTCCGTttgaaacaatttaaaactcaCACACACGGCACCCCCACCATACACACAGGTTTTGATTGTACTTACAAGTTCTTTATAATGCACCACATCAGTCTGCCCACTACCTAAACTTCGAATTGACCGAGAAACAATCAGATAATTGAAGTCACactgtaacatttctataaaaatagattagcatttcttttccataaaatgttagcattaGATATGCCCCCTGCACGCCGTATACTGTGTGTTCAACTAAATATTTCCATTGTTATAAGCCGTCTTATTAAGACGGATTAtataaaatctcggattttgtagGGCATCTTTTTTTACTAAATTACATTGCAATCGtgtaaaaccagaattaaaaacaatattgagggcgtcctacGCAGCAAATGGCTTTAATGTAGAAACAGCCTTGCCTAAATGCTCAATCATTGATCATTGTTCTCAGGATTCGGCTGAGGCCTAGACTGATGCGAGATGTTTCCAGAAGAGACACATCTACAACTATCCTTGGACACAAAGTTTCCTTTCCTATCGCAATCGCGCCTACTGCACTGCATCATTGGGTCCATCCTGGAGGAGAACGCCTCACTGCCAAAGGTCATGAATACTTTATATTTTTAAACAGCTATCATAATCTTGCCATACAATGTGGTTGGCTTATcctcatacagggtgtatcaaaatgattggtacccatcaattttgaagtttattGTAAAGCCTGCCATTTcaaaaatgcaacataagataCTCTTGAAACGTCtggaatgtatagtttatgacttgttatacaattaattaATATAAAAAGTATTTGCATCTTATGTTGAACCTTGCTTGATGTGTCATACATATCAATGACAACCAACGGGTACGTACAGCTTGTATCTAAGCCGTGTTATATCTCGCAATGCGGTGCAATGGGGTGTGTTCGCGTGTGTAAATGAGGACTCAGTTAATTCACCAACTTAatgaaattgatcaaaattgtCACAAAGTAGAAGTAAATGCGTGCGTTTTCAGTTGTGACAATTCAAAACTTCAATGGAAGCAGTATTCTTCCAACATCCCGACGTCAATTTTGTCGTTGGGCCAAAATTACTACTGCGTATGTAACGCCACAACGCACGCAAGTGCTGGCCCTAAGACACCGCCGTGTTAGTATGAGTTATGTGTCTCCTCAAGGTCACCACATGTTATTCAAAAGCGCGAAAATGATGACATTAACACCACTATTCTCATTCAAACAGCTGCGGAGTCCATGGACACAGGAATGGTCCTAAGTATGTGGTCAGGTAGCAGCTTGGAGGATATTGCCGAATGTTCACCCAGTGGGCTGAGGTGGCTGCATATAACTCCGTTATCAAACCGAGCCATTATCAAACAGATAGTATACAGGGCAGAAAATAATGGCTATAAGGGCATATTTGTCACGCTGGATAGCCCAATCAAAGCCAAGAGTGGGACACCATTGATCGTGAGCAAATTATACAGAAGAACTCCAGTCAGGTATGCATTTTTAAAAGCTATGGGACGCCATGCTTGCTAAAGCTTATGGAATGAGCGTAACCAGCATTCAAAATGTAAAGACAGGTCTCGATGTACCGATATTGTTTTTTTGCTAGTACTTGCTTCCTCTTTTAGGCTAATCAAGGCATTACCATCAGTTATCTATTACTAGGTAGTATTGGCGGGTTGGCGCAAAGATAGCGGTTTATCTTCCGCTTGAAGCTCTGAATCTTAGTCAGAAACAATATGTGCAGAAAGGGCAGTTCTTATCCTATTATGTGGTTAACTAAGTTAGATCTGGGAACTTTCACAGCAAGATCAAAAGCAGAATTCTTCTTGACACCTACATCCAAATTGACCTTATCGGTAAACCCCATAGTTCCTTGCGCTTATACACGAGatatcgtcatttgacgtcacgccgaattagtgcgcagtaacgatgttaaAGTAACTATGTGCgcgtcggcgtgacgtcaaatgacgacatctcgggtctaaCCGCAAGTAATTTTAGTAGTTACCGAATAGGCCAATTCTTCCACGACGGGTTAAGTTTTGATAATTTAGTCACATGTAAGAAGACTTTTTATGACCCCattttttgtacaaattaaaGTAAAATCTTTTAAAAGTAAGCGATTCCGATACCCGTCAAATAGCAACATTTTAAAACTGGCCGAATCTTTTTCAAAAAACATTGCTGAAATTATTAGGCCGCTGGTCTCGAAAAGATTGCTACTCCACTGTGCCTAAATGCATTGAAAGGGGACACCATGAACATGAACATATTCAACCTAAATGA is a window from the Amphiura filiformis chromosome 12, Afil_fr2py, whole genome shotgun sequence genome containing:
- the LOC140166514 gene encoding 2-Hydroxyacid oxidase 1-like isoform X1 encodes the protein MTDRECLDDLEASARQILSVSAIKYISNSSDRGQTDTDNINAFRRIRLRPRLMRDVSRRDTSTTILGHKVSFPIAIAPTALHHWVHPGGERLTAKAAESMDTGMVLSMWSGSSLEDIAECSPSGLRWLHITPLSNRAIIKQIVYRAENNGYKGIFVTLDSPIKAKSGTPLIVSKLYRRTPVSYGHFKDTDVPLRTDHNLDIELIDNTITWEVIDWLRSITRLPIVGKGILTAEDAREAVKHGVSGILVSNHGGRQLDGVPATIDALPEVVEAVKGTGVEVYIDGGIRLGTDVLKALALGARAVFVGRPILWGLGLDGENGVKRVLKILQEEFDIAMALTGCRSVEEINASVVRRDCTCAAKL
- the LOC140166514 gene encoding 2-Hydroxyacid oxidase 1-like isoform X2, whose protein sequence is MTDRECLDDLEASARQILSVSAIKYISNSSDRGQTDTDNINAFRRIRLRPRLMRDVSRRDTSTTILGHKVSFPIAIAPTALHHWVHPGGERLTAKAAESMDTGMVLSMWSGSSLEDIAECSPSGLRWLHITPLSNRAIIKQIVYRAENNGYKGIFVTLDSPIKAKSGTPLIVSKLYRRTPVSYGHFKDTDVPLRTDHNLDIELIDNTITWEVIDWLRSITRLPIVGKGILTAEDAREAVKHGVSGILVSNHGGRQLDGVPATGENGVKRVLKILQEEFDIAMALTGCRSVEEINASVVRRDCTCAAKL